Below is a window of Desulfovibrio inopinatus DSM 10711 DNA.
TTTTCGTGATCGAGCAGAGGCCATGATTGCTGAAGCAACTTTTAAGCGAATTGATGATGGACGTATATTGGCAACGGTGCGTGATGTCACGAAGCGGAAAGCCGATGAATATGCCCTACAAAGCAAGACGATTCTTCTTGAAACGATCATTGATACGATTCCTCACCCCATTTATTACAAAGGCAACGATGGACGCTACCAGACCGTGAATGCACCCTTTGCAAAGATGCTTGGCAAGTCTCGAGAAAAGATTCTTGGCAAAACGGCAAAAGAGATTCTGTCTCGAGAATTTTCTGAGATATATATGCAGAAGGATGCGGAGTTGCTTCAGGCTGGAGGACGCCAGACATATGAAGCGAAGACTCCATGGGCTGATGGCGTTCTGCATGATATCTTGTTTAGCAAATCCATTCTCTACGATGCGAACAGCATACAATCCGGCATTGTCGGCGTGATGCTTGACATTACGGAACGTAAGCAAGCGGAGAGTCGGCTTCAGGACGCGAATGAGAAATTGGAAAAACGTGTTCGACAGCGTACATCGGAAATTGAATCTGCTCTGGAAAAACTCCGTCATGAAACCGAAGAGCGAAAATTAGCGCAGCAGGATCTGACGCTGATGGCTCGCGTGTTTGAAGATTCCATTGAAGGGGTAACGATTACGGATTCCAGAGGCACGATTCTTTCAGTCAACCCGGCGTTTACGATGATCACCGGGTATGATTCCGAAGAAGCTTTGGGGAAAAATCCGCGTATTCTCAAGTCGGACCGCCACGATGACTCCTTTTATAAAACCATGTGGCAAACACTGATTACAAAAGGGGCGTGGTCCGGCGAGATTTGGAATCGTCGAAAAACTGGAGAAGTGTATCCGGAATGGTTGTCGATCAGTACCATTCGTGAAGAGAGCGGACGAGTTCGAAATTACGTCGCAGTCTTTCATGATATGACCGATATCAAGCGCTCGGAAGAAACGATTCATTTTCAAGCGTACCATGATGCGCTTACAGGCTTACCAAATCGACTGTTGCTGCTTGACCGCCTGAAAGTGGCTTTGCAACACGCCGGCCGACGTAACAAAAAAGTGGCTGTCATGTTTCTTGATCTCGACAACTTCAAAACGATCAATGAAAGTCTGGGGCATCCCATGGGGGACCAATTACTCACATTGGTCGCCAGTCGATTGCGAGAGGCTGTCCATCCGGAAGATACGGTTGCTCGATTTGGTGGGGACGAGTTCGTTATTTTGCTTGAAGATGTCTCTTCAGCTGAAGACGCGGTCCATCAGGCTGAAGATATTGTTGAACGCTTCAAGATTCCGTATTATGTGGTCGACAATGAGATTCATATAAGTGCGAGTATCGGCATAACGCTGTTTCCCGATGATGGTAACACGCCCGAAGTGCTCGTGAAAAACGCCGATATGGCCATGTATATGGCCAAGGACCGCGGTCGTAACGACTTTCATCTTTTTACAGAAGCCGCAAACCGTCGTGTTTTACGTCGTCTGGCCATTGAACAGGATTTGCGTGCTGCTCTCGATAAAGGAGAGTTTGCCGCGTATTACCAGCCACAAGTCGATGCTGCTGCCCAATGTGTCTATGGGTTGGAAGCGCTCATCCGTTGGGTTCGTTCGGACGGTATCCCTGTATCTCCTGCGGAATTTATTCCCATTGCCGAGGAAATTGGCATTATTCGCGAAATCGGTGTCTGGATGCTTGACCAGGCATGTTCTCTTATTCGCCGGTTGCGCGAAAACGGATATCCCGACCTACGCGTTTCCGTAAACTTGTCGGCACGCCAGCTTCGTGACGATGCTCTTCCCGGTTTTATTCAGGATGCACTTGACCGAAGCGGTATTCCTGCTCATGCGCTGGAGCTTGAGATCACAGAAACATCCGTTATGAATGACGTCGATGCAGCGATCGCTCTGCTGCACCGTATCGCCAGCCTTGGGGTGAGTATGTCGATCGATGACTTCGGGACAGGCTATTCGTCGCTGTATTATCTCAAGCAGTTTCCGATCCAGGAACTGAAAATCGACCGCAGCTTTGTGATGGATCTAAGCGATAACCCCGATGATGCAGCTATCGTTAAGGCGGTCATTTCACTGGCCCACAGCTTGGGGCTCAAAGTCGTAGCAGAAGGGGTTGAAACAAAACTCCAACTCAAAATGCTCGCGAATATGGGATGCCAGCGCATCCAGGGCTATTTTTTCTCCAAACCGCTTCCCGAACTGGAGCTTCTCGCATTTCTTCATAATGCTGACTATGCTGTGGCGAAAGCATGTTCGATGGATATGTGAAGAGTGATGAAGATACTTAGGCTGTTTGGGCCTTTCTATAACTGTACCAGTTGTCGTGGTATATTCTCTTTCTCTCTGTTTATTTCAACCGCAGGTCAGTTATGGATCGAATGCTTCACTGGATGGGTTATGGTGAGAACGAAATTTACGGGCGAGCCACTTAGAGCCACTAACAAAACCTCAAAGTAATGACCGAGCAAGCCAAGGAGCACAGAGCCAGATAGGCGTCAGCACTTCGTTCATAGCGAATGCGTAGCTTTCGAAAGCGATTGAGCCAAGACAACGTTCGCTCCACAACCCAGCGGTGACGACCAAGGCGTTCAGAGGATTCGATTCCTCGCCTTGCAATCCGTGGAACGATTCCCTTCTTCCGGCAATATTCTCTACAGGCAGAATAATCGTACCCTTTGTCTGCGTGGAGTTTGTACGGACGTTTCCGAGGTCGTCCTGGGGCACCTCCAAGGGAAGGAAGTGCATTCAACACGGAGGAAAACATTTTTGAGTCGTGACGATTCGCGCCACTGAGTTGGCAAACCAGGGGAATACCGTCGCTATTCACGACAATATGCCGTTTCGTTCCCGATTTGCCTCGATCTGTTGGGTTCGGGCCTGTCTCTTGGCCCCCCGGGGGGAGGGAACAGAGCCGGCATCTATGGAGAAACGCTCCCATTTAAAAGCATTGGCCCGGTTGACTTCTGTGAGGAGGCTTGTGTGGAGCTTGTCCCAGACTCCTGCAGCTTGCCATTGCCTCAAGCGACGCCAACAGGTCATACCTGAACCGCACCCCATTCACGAGGAAGTTTCTCCCACGGAGTGCCCGTTTCCAGGATGAACAAAATACCGCGTAGGGCCTCTTTATCACTGCATCGAGGCCTTCCCCCTTTCGGTTTTGGGGGCTCTGGGGGAAGAATGGGTTCAATAATCGTCCAAAATCGTTCAAATTCAGCAGGCTTCATAAACACCTCCCACTGAAAATAAGAATCATTAAGAAGATTGGCTAGGTTTTGTTAGTCGCTCTTATAGCAGAGGTGTATTGATCGATTCGCGAAGTCGATTGCAATTGACGCTGCCGTGGTGAACAGAACCTACTCAATGTGTTGTGCCGTCTTCGATGATAACCTTTGTTTATAGATGTCTCCTCTGTAGTTCTTGTTGTTGCTTGCTGAAATAGTGACTTTTAATCGATGTATTGTCTGGCCTGATAAGTATTCATTCTGTTAACGCCATTGTTCAGCTCGTTTGACTCATCCTTTTCATGGATGATGTGAAATAGAATTTTTTTCCTTTACTCTTCTTTCATCAAATCAACACTCATTTGGTATTCTTTCGAGGGAAACAATATTTTACCGTTGACTATGCTGCGTTTATTTCACTTCGAATAATGGCAAGTTCATTTATGATGTTTTTCTTATTGCGCTAGTTTGTTGATGTGTCCATAACACTTTGTAATGTATTGCATTTTTTGTTTGTCGTTGCTTGCTCTGTTATGTGTTGATTTGATATCTTTTCGTGTTTTCAGCAGGTTAATTTGTTGACTATATTTATTCTTGATAGTTCTGTGTCGAATATGTATTTCTAGATTGGCTGCATGTGTCTCTCGTTGTTGGAGGTATATGTATGTAGAATGTAGTTTTGTGCGTTTTATGTTGTGATGATTTAACATCTGCATAATATCCATTATGAATGGATGCTGAGCTGATGAGAGTTGATTTAAATCGACTGTACTTGTCGAGCAGTTCTTTTACGTTCTTTGCTATGGGAGTGGTTGGGGGACGATTGGCGAATATCTATTGGTGTGTGGAGGGGACGAGTGGTGCAAAAAAAATAGTATTACGTTCATTGTGTTCAGTCTCGTTTGTTATGTTGTTTGGTGAGTTGGTTTATGTGTTCGCTGTTATGGTAAAAACGTACCCCATAATGCAAATAATCTAAAAAGGAGAAGCTGTATGTTGGCAACAAAAAAAGTACGTCTGCTTTTTATTGCTCTTATTTTGTGCCTTGTGCCATGCCGAAATGTTATGGCTGACGGCAATTCTGAAATCATATCAATTTTATCAATTGCGCTTAGTGACTCCGTTGTATCGCCTTCTGTTCCTGTTCCCGATACCGGTGCTTCAGTATGCTACGGTGAGATCGGAGAAATCGTTTGTCCAGACCCAGGTGCACCTTTTTATGGCCAAGATGCGCAGTATATTTCGAATCCTCTCTCCTATATCGATAATGGCGATGGCACTGTTACAGATACTGTTACCGGCTTGATGTGGATGCAATCGGATGACGGGAATCTGTATAATTGGGACAATGCCGTGGCATACTGCAGTCAGTTGGTATTGGCCGGTTACACGGATTGGCATTTACCAAATCGGCGAGAGTTGTTTCAGCTTGTTGATTTTGGACGAGAATCCCCCGCAATTGATCCTGTTTTTTCAGCTCAACCTAATTGGCATTGGACAAGTACTTCCTATGCAGGTGACTCCAACTGCGCGTGGTATCTGAATTTTAATAACGGCTATCTATTTAACGGGGAACCGGTTTGTATTGAGAAGTCTGTGTCGTTATATGTTCGTTGCGTTCGTTCCGGACAATGATGTTTTGATCTCTTTAAAAAGTGTATAGTCGTTGTTGACTGGAGAGAGATTGACGTTGCTTTGATAATATATTGTGAATTGTTTGTGTAATTGTTGATTTTCAACATGTGTATGGTGGCCTTACTCTCTGGCTCATATGGGGAACTTCATTTTCTCGATATCAAATCAATGTCGTTAACGAGAGAGTATGTTGGGTACACATGTTTAATTTCTTTGGAATGGGAATTTTTTTATTTATATCAATAATCCTAACAAGGTAGCGTGTTATGATATTATTCTTCCGTATTCTTGGAATGCAAATGTTTTGTGTTCTTTCAAGTGTTTTGGTTCTGGCATTGCCTGTCCGAGCAGAATACTTGGTTCAAGGTGAAACGATTGTAGATACATCGACAAATTTGATATGGATGCAAGCAGACGGTGGGGTTCAGCTTGATTGGCAAGGTGCGTTGGCTTATTGTGAAAATTTGAGTCTGGCAGGGGAAGACGACTGGAGATTACCTAATGTCAAGGAGCTAGAATCAATAGTTGATTGGAATAGGCTGGATCCTTCGATTGATCCCGTCTTTTCAAGTCCGTCGTCCTTCTTTTGGTCAAGCACTCGCTCGGATAGGTATCATGTCTGGCTTCTAGATTTTTATTACGGCTACGTGTGTGAAGGAGGAATAAAGGGGGCATATAAGACTTATGTTCGTTGTGTTCGATCCGATTCATAAATAAATATGCGATCTAGTGTATTGGGGGAGCAAGCAATGCAGAAGAAATTCGCATCTTGTTCTCCCGTACTGATTCTGTGTGCTGGGTTTTGTCAAGGATGATGTTTTATATATTTTGTATTAATGTGGAGAGTATCGTTCGGTTTATATGATTTTTTGTGTCTAATGCTTCTTAAGTAACATGCTTCCCTGTGTATCCTTTCTCCATGGTTAATGGATCTATTGCTGTAATGTGTCTATATAATTATGATTAATATTGTAATAACTGTGTTATTGTAGTCGTTTTGATTGATGTAGTCATGTTGTTTGGCGTATGAACTATTCATCGATTTGTAATTTAAAACAGCCGTAATCTTCTAGTCGTTTGCTGAATTTATTATCTTGATAGATGGTTTGGAGCAACGAGCTGTGTCTCATGATTGGATCAGAACATGAATGGCGCGTTGTGTTTATTTATTTTTTCATATTTATATTCTCAACTCTGTTGTTCCGGTGTGTATGGTGCAGTGTTTCTGTTGTGCTGTGAGGATGCGTCTGTTTACTGTGATATTGATATGATATTTGTTCACTTAATTCTAATATAGATCATTGCCTTGATATCTTCTAGGAGAACGAAGAAAAATGCTTGAATACGGTCTGCTGGAGCCTCTGGATACAGAAGACGATAGTTATGCCTGAAGCGTGTTTTCGATTTTGGTGCCTCAAATTACAGCCTGAAATCGAATACGAATACGAATCCGGTTCGGTGTGTTCGTTCTGGGGCATAGTGCTTGCGGATTGATCTTGAGTTGCGTTCAGTCGCAATGAAGAAAGAGATGTGGCATCTATGCGTTTATTACTTCCTGCTTTGATAGCGTGGGGGTGTAAAGAACTCGAAACGATCGTAGATTTGACACGTACGATTCTCTTCATCGATTCGGTCTTTTTTTGCTTAACGTCTTTCTCCTGGTTGATCAGCTCCAATACCGCCAATCCCCACTACGCTAGGGTGTCTCCTTCGATAACGGCTCCGTGCTGTACTTGACGAAACAGGCAGAAACATACGTTGGCTGTGTTCGTGGGGGATTCTAAACGATGATGAAGTGATCAAATGATAAAAGGCTTTCCCGTATTGTTTGAACAAGCGGCTCCAATTCGCATGAGTGGAGCCGTTTTTTGGGTTGTTATATATGTATTGTGTAGTTTGTATTGCTGGTTTCCTTTGTGTGTATTGATTTTCTTTTTTTGTTTATTTGGTTTTGTTTGGATGGATATTTGTTTCTTTGTGTATTGTGCACGAGTTGGATGATTATAAAAATGTATCAAAATTCAGGTTTTTCCTGAGAGATGAAATGATAAATTTATACTATTTATCTAAAAATCAAATAATATTTTTTTCAATAGAAGCAAGTTGTCTTTTGTTTTGAGATGATACAATAGCG
It encodes the following:
- a CDS encoding bifunctional diguanylate cyclase/phosphodiesterase; its protein translation is MHRLKTLFIDNGLFVLSAFVIILFPVITYQVIFPMFEGVVFQSSRERAELFSRHLLEIFGNTDTALDEHFFEKEDFSSYVFSHMTDFKVEKVRIFSKDGMIRYSTEPDEVGQTNEESYFYDVIKNGKAYSQLVKKYKQMGDGSLRSVEMYETYVPLGEDTKFLGAAEVYFNVTPQMDALRHVLKKSGVIYGILAVFVLAITAFLNALNAQSKRRTAESERKYRALMEQASDAIVVFDSTGKVIETNSMACRMFSLAEDACLGKHFEEMFPHPDIKLGVTMQDIVELDRMWEFYFRDRAEAMIAEATFKRIDDGRILATVRDVTKRKADEYALQSKTILLETIIDTIPHPIYYKGNDGRYQTVNAPFAKMLGKSREKILGKTAKEILSREFSEIYMQKDAELLQAGGRQTYEAKTPWADGVLHDILFSKSILYDANSIQSGIVGVMLDITERKQAESRLQDANEKLEKRVRQRTSEIESALEKLRHETEERKLAQQDLTLMARVFEDSIEGVTITDSRGTILSVNPAFTMITGYDSEEALGKNPRILKSDRHDDSFYKTMWQTLITKGAWSGEIWNRRKTGEVYPEWLSISTIREESGRVRNYVAVFHDMTDIKRSEETIHFQAYHDALTGLPNRLLLLDRLKVALQHAGRRNKKVAVMFLDLDNFKTINESLGHPMGDQLLTLVASRLREAVHPEDTVARFGGDEFVILLEDVSSAEDAVHQAEDIVERFKIPYYVVDNEIHISASIGITLFPDDGNTPEVLVKNADMAMYMAKDRGRNDFHLFTEAANRRVLRRLAIEQDLRAALDKGEFAAYYQPQVDAAAQCVYGLEALIRWVRSDGIPVSPAEFIPIAEEIGIIREIGVWMLDQACSLIRRLRENGYPDLRVSVNLSARQLRDDALPGFIQDALDRSGIPAHALELEITETSVMNDVDAAIALLHRIASLGVSMSIDDFGTGYSSLYYLKQFPIQELKIDRSFVMDLSDNPDDAAIVKAVISLAHSLGLKVVAEGVETKLQLKMLANMGCQRIQGYFFSKPLPELELLAFLHNADYAVAKACSMDM
- a CDS encoding DUF1566 domain-containing protein, with the protein product MLATKKVRLLFIALILCLVPCRNVMADGNSEIISILSIALSDSVVSPSVPVPDTGASVCYGEIGEIVCPDPGAPFYGQDAQYISNPLSYIDNGDGTVTDTVTGLMWMQSDDGNLYNWDNAVAYCSQLVLAGYTDWHLPNRRELFQLVDFGRESPAIDPVFSAQPNWHWTSTSYAGDSNCAWYLNFNNGYLFNGEPVCIEKSVSLYVRCVRSGQ
- a CDS encoding DUF1566 domain-containing protein codes for the protein MFCVLSSVLVLALPVRAEYLVQGETIVDTSTNLIWMQADGGVQLDWQGALAYCENLSLAGEDDWRLPNVKELESIVDWNRLDPSIDPVFSSPSSFFWSSTRSDRYHVWLLDFYYGYVCEGGIKGAYKTYVRCVRSDS